A section of the Corvus moneduloides isolate bCorMon1 chromosome 29, bCorMon1.pri, whole genome shotgun sequence genome encodes:
- the SHC1 gene encoding SHC-transforming protein 1 isoform X2, with the protein MDLLQKSKYSHLRNESVSSLEEAIGGLGVPPSPVESLASMRSLPDSLSSSSLSHAAPLGELSPELEESPTTLCSFFPKMANLKLSNPANLLSLRGSSASSSSGEPGPPGMPALVPGVAASPGSARPVTVCSQDMNKLSCGKKTRVEGGQLGGDEWTRHGSFVNKPTRGWLHPDDKVMGSGVSYHVRYMGCVEVLQSMRALDFNTRTQVTREAIGLVCEAVPGAKGAVRRRKPCSRSLNSILGKSNLKFAGMPITLTISTSSLNLMASDCKQIIANHHMQSISFASGGDPDTAEYVAYVAKDPVNQRACHILECPEGLAQDVISTIGQAFELRFKQYLKNPPKLVTPHDRMAGFDGSAWDEEEEEPAPDHQYYNDFPGKEPPIGGVVDMRLQDGAAQTPNHLGATLPVGQSSGGEYDAQKQHTPAQGREKYAAPAGTPGRTDLFDDPSYVNVQNIDKTRQASAAGATANGSTQRDLFDMKPFEDALRVPPSVPVGLPPAQVVASMEEQLRREPWYHGKMNRKEAEKLLKVNGDFLVRESTTTPGQYVLTGLQGGQPKHLLLVDPEGVVRTKDHRFESVSHLISYHMDNHLPIISAGSEMCLQQPVERRL; encoded by the exons ATGGATCTCCTGCAAAAGAGCAAATACAGCCACCTGCGGAACGAGTCTGTCTCCTCTCTGGAGGAGGCCATAGGGGGTCTGGGAGTCCCGCCCTCCCCAGTGGAGTCCCTTGCAAGCATGCGGTCTCTGCCTGAttccctgtcctcctcctccctcagccaTGCTGCACCTCTTGGGGAGCTCTCGCCTGAGTTGGAGGAGAGCCCTACCACCCTCTGCTCCTTCTTCCCCAAAATGGCCAACCTGAAGCTCTCCAATCCCGCCAACCTGCTCAGCTTGCGGGGCtcttcagccagcagcagctcaggggaaCCTGGTCCCCCTGGGATGCCAGCACTGGTGCCAGGGgttgctgccagccctggctcagCGAGACCTGTCACTGTCTGTTCCCAGGATATGAACAAGCTGAGCTGTGGGAAGAAGACGCGGGTGGAAGGTGGCCAGCTGGGGGGTGATGAATGGACCCGCCATGGCAGCTTTGTCAATAAGCCCACCCGTGGCTGGCTGCATCCCGATGACAAGGTCATGGGCTCCGGTGTCTCCTACCATGTCCGG TACATGGGCTGTGTGGAAGTGCTTCAGTCCATGAGGGCTCTGGATTTCAACACCAGGACACAGGTCACCAG GGAGGCCATTGGGCTGGTATGTGAGGCTGTGCCTGGTGCCAAGGGAGctgtgaggagaaggaag CCCTGCAGCCGCTCCCTGAACTCCATCCTGGGCAAGAGCAACCTGAAGTTTGCAGGCATGCCCATCACCCTGACCATCTCTACCAGCAGCCTCAACCTCATGGCTTCAGACTGCAAGCAG ATCATCGCCAACCACCACATGCAGTCTATATCCTTCGCCTCAGGGGGAGACCCG GACACAGCCGAATACGTTGCCTATGTTGCCAAAGATCCCGTCAATCAGAGAG CCTGCCATATCCTGGAGTGTCCTGAAGGCTTGGCACAGGATGTCATCAGCACCATCGGGCAGGCCTTCGAGCTGCGCTTCAAGCAGTACCTGAAGAATCCCCCAAAGCTGGTGACCCCCCACGACAG GATGGCAGGGTTTGATGGCTCTGCCTGGGACGAAGAAGAGGAGGAACCAGCCCCGGATCACCAGTACTACAATGACTTCCCTGGCAAGGAACCTCCCATTGGGGGGGTTGTGGACATGCGGCTGCAGGATGGGGCTGCTCAGACCCCAAATCACTTGGGTGCCACACTG cctgtcGGCCAGTCATCCGGTGGGGAGTATGACGCCCAGAAGCAGCATACTCCTGCCCAAG ggagagaaaaatacgCAGCTCCAGCAGGCACACCTGGCCGCACGGACCTGTTTGATGACCCATCTTACGTCAATGTGCAGAACATAGACAAGACACGCCAAGCTTCAGCTGCCGGTGCCACAGCCAACGGCAGCACACAGAGGGACCTTTTCGACATGA agcccttcGAAGATGCCCTGCGTGTGCCCCCATCTGTGCCTGTGGGGCTGCCCCCCGCCCAGGTGGTGGCCTccatggaggagcagctgagacGGGAGCCCTGGTACCATGGGAAGATGAACCGCAAGGAGGctgagaagctgctgaaggTGAACGGAGACTTTCTGGTTCGGGAAAGCACCACCACCCCGGGCCAGTACGTGCTGACTGGCTTGCAGGGTGGGCAGCCCAAGCATTTGCTGCTCGTCGATCCTGAGGGAGTG GTGCGGACAAAAGATCATCGCTTTGAGAGCGTCAGCCACCTCATCAGCTACCACATGGACAATCACCTGCCCATCATCTCAGCTGGCAGTGAGatgtgcctgcagcagccagtgGAGAGGAGATTGTGA
- the SHC1 gene encoding SHC-transforming protein 1 isoform X1: protein MDLLQKSKYSHLRNESVSSLEEAIGGLGVPPSPVESLASMRSLPDSLSSSSLSHAAPLGELSPELEESPTTLCSFFPKMANLKLSNPANLLSLRGSSASSSSGEPGPPGMPALVPGVAASPGSARPVTVCSQDMNKLSCGKKTRVEGGQLGGDEWTRHGSFVNKPTRGWLHPDDKVMGSGVSYHVRYMGCVEVLQSMRALDFNTRTQVTREAIGLVCEAVPGAKGAVRRRKPCSRSLNSILGKSNLKFAGMPITLTISTSSLNLMASDCKQIIANHHMQSISFASGGDPDTAEYVAYVAKDPVNQRACHILECPEGLAQDVISTIGQAFELRFKQYLKNPPKLVTPHDRMAGFDGSAWDEEEEEPAPDHQYYNDFPGKEPPIGGVVDMRLQDGAAQTPNHLGATLPVGQSSGGEYDAQKQHTPAQAGREKYAAPAGTPGRTDLFDDPSYVNVQNIDKTRQASAAGATANGSTQRDLFDMKPFEDALRVPPSVPVGLPPAQVVASMEEQLRREPWYHGKMNRKEAEKLLKVNGDFLVRESTTTPGQYVLTGLQGGQPKHLLLVDPEGVVRTKDHRFESVSHLISYHMDNHLPIISAGSEMCLQQPVERRL from the exons ATGGATCTCCTGCAAAAGAGCAAATACAGCCACCTGCGGAACGAGTCTGTCTCCTCTCTGGAGGAGGCCATAGGGGGTCTGGGAGTCCCGCCCTCCCCAGTGGAGTCCCTTGCAAGCATGCGGTCTCTGCCTGAttccctgtcctcctcctccctcagccaTGCTGCACCTCTTGGGGAGCTCTCGCCTGAGTTGGAGGAGAGCCCTACCACCCTCTGCTCCTTCTTCCCCAAAATGGCCAACCTGAAGCTCTCCAATCCCGCCAACCTGCTCAGCTTGCGGGGCtcttcagccagcagcagctcaggggaaCCTGGTCCCCCTGGGATGCCAGCACTGGTGCCAGGGgttgctgccagccctggctcagCGAGACCTGTCACTGTCTGTTCCCAGGATATGAACAAGCTGAGCTGTGGGAAGAAGACGCGGGTGGAAGGTGGCCAGCTGGGGGGTGATGAATGGACCCGCCATGGCAGCTTTGTCAATAAGCCCACCCGTGGCTGGCTGCATCCCGATGACAAGGTCATGGGCTCCGGTGTCTCCTACCATGTCCGG TACATGGGCTGTGTGGAAGTGCTTCAGTCCATGAGGGCTCTGGATTTCAACACCAGGACACAGGTCACCAG GGAGGCCATTGGGCTGGTATGTGAGGCTGTGCCTGGTGCCAAGGGAGctgtgaggagaaggaag CCCTGCAGCCGCTCCCTGAACTCCATCCTGGGCAAGAGCAACCTGAAGTTTGCAGGCATGCCCATCACCCTGACCATCTCTACCAGCAGCCTCAACCTCATGGCTTCAGACTGCAAGCAG ATCATCGCCAACCACCACATGCAGTCTATATCCTTCGCCTCAGGGGGAGACCCG GACACAGCCGAATACGTTGCCTATGTTGCCAAAGATCCCGTCAATCAGAGAG CCTGCCATATCCTGGAGTGTCCTGAAGGCTTGGCACAGGATGTCATCAGCACCATCGGGCAGGCCTTCGAGCTGCGCTTCAAGCAGTACCTGAAGAATCCCCCAAAGCTGGTGACCCCCCACGACAG GATGGCAGGGTTTGATGGCTCTGCCTGGGACGAAGAAGAGGAGGAACCAGCCCCGGATCACCAGTACTACAATGACTTCCCTGGCAAGGAACCTCCCATTGGGGGGGTTGTGGACATGCGGCTGCAGGATGGGGCTGCTCAGACCCCAAATCACTTGGGTGCCACACTG cctgtcGGCCAGTCATCCGGTGGGGAGTATGACGCCCAGAAGCAGCATACTCCTGCCCAAG cagggagagaaaaatacgCAGCTCCAGCAGGCACACCTGGCCGCACGGACCTGTTTGATGACCCATCTTACGTCAATGTGCAGAACATAGACAAGACACGCCAAGCTTCAGCTGCCGGTGCCACAGCCAACGGCAGCACACAGAGGGACCTTTTCGACATGA agcccttcGAAGATGCCCTGCGTGTGCCCCCATCTGTGCCTGTGGGGCTGCCCCCCGCCCAGGTGGTGGCCTccatggaggagcagctgagacGGGAGCCCTGGTACCATGGGAAGATGAACCGCAAGGAGGctgagaagctgctgaaggTGAACGGAGACTTTCTGGTTCGGGAAAGCACCACCACCCCGGGCCAGTACGTGCTGACTGGCTTGCAGGGTGGGCAGCCCAAGCATTTGCTGCTCGTCGATCCTGAGGGAGTG GTGCGGACAAAAGATCATCGCTTTGAGAGCGTCAGCCACCTCATCAGCTACCACATGGACAATCACCTGCCCATCATCTCAGCTGGCAGTGAGatgtgcctgcagcagccagtgGAGAGGAGATTGTGA
- the SHC1 gene encoding SHC-transforming protein 1 isoform X6: protein MNKLSCGKKTRVEGGQLGGDEWTRHGSFVNKPTRGWLHPDDKVMGSGVSYHVRYMGCVEVLQSMRALDFNTRTQVTREAIGLVCEAVPGAKGAVRRRKPCSRSLNSILGKSNLKFAGMPITLTISTSSLNLMASDCKQIIANHHMQSISFASGGDPDTAEYVAYVAKDPVNQRACHILECPEGLAQDVISTIGQAFELRFKQYLKNPPKLVTPHDRMAGFDGSAWDEEEEEPAPDHQYYNDFPGKEPPIGGVVDMRLQDGAAQTPNHLGATLPVGQSSGGEYDAQKQHTPAQAGREKYAAPAGTPGRTDLFDDPSYVNVQNIDKTRQASAAGATANGSTQRDLFDMKPFEDALRVPPSVPVGLPPAQVVASMEEQLRREPWYHGKMNRKEAEKLLKVNGDFLVRESTTTPGQYVLTGLQGGQPKHLLLVDPEGVVRTKDHRFESVSHLISYHMDNHLPIISAGSEMCLQQPVERRL, encoded by the exons ATGAACAAGCTGAGCTGTGGGAAGAAGACGCGGGTGGAAGGTGGCCAGCTGGGGGGTGATGAATGGACCCGCCATGGCAGCTTTGTCAATAAGCCCACCCGTGGCTGGCTGCATCCCGATGACAAGGTCATGGGCTCCGGTGTCTCCTACCATGTCCGG TACATGGGCTGTGTGGAAGTGCTTCAGTCCATGAGGGCTCTGGATTTCAACACCAGGACACAGGTCACCAG GGAGGCCATTGGGCTGGTATGTGAGGCTGTGCCTGGTGCCAAGGGAGctgtgaggagaaggaag CCCTGCAGCCGCTCCCTGAACTCCATCCTGGGCAAGAGCAACCTGAAGTTTGCAGGCATGCCCATCACCCTGACCATCTCTACCAGCAGCCTCAACCTCATGGCTTCAGACTGCAAGCAG ATCATCGCCAACCACCACATGCAGTCTATATCCTTCGCCTCAGGGGGAGACCCG GACACAGCCGAATACGTTGCCTATGTTGCCAAAGATCCCGTCAATCAGAGAG CCTGCCATATCCTGGAGTGTCCTGAAGGCTTGGCACAGGATGTCATCAGCACCATCGGGCAGGCCTTCGAGCTGCGCTTCAAGCAGTACCTGAAGAATCCCCCAAAGCTGGTGACCCCCCACGACAG GATGGCAGGGTTTGATGGCTCTGCCTGGGACGAAGAAGAGGAGGAACCAGCCCCGGATCACCAGTACTACAATGACTTCCCTGGCAAGGAACCTCCCATTGGGGGGGTTGTGGACATGCGGCTGCAGGATGGGGCTGCTCAGACCCCAAATCACTTGGGTGCCACACTG cctgtcGGCCAGTCATCCGGTGGGGAGTATGACGCCCAGAAGCAGCATACTCCTGCCCAAG cagggagagaaaaatacgCAGCTCCAGCAGGCACACCTGGCCGCACGGACCTGTTTGATGACCCATCTTACGTCAATGTGCAGAACATAGACAAGACACGCCAAGCTTCAGCTGCCGGTGCCACAGCCAACGGCAGCACACAGAGGGACCTTTTCGACATGA agcccttcGAAGATGCCCTGCGTGTGCCCCCATCTGTGCCTGTGGGGCTGCCCCCCGCCCAGGTGGTGGCCTccatggaggagcagctgagacGGGAGCCCTGGTACCATGGGAAGATGAACCGCAAGGAGGctgagaagctgctgaaggTGAACGGAGACTTTCTGGTTCGGGAAAGCACCACCACCCCGGGCCAGTACGTGCTGACTGGCTTGCAGGGTGGGCAGCCCAAGCATTTGCTGCTCGTCGATCCTGAGGGAGTG GTGCGGACAAAAGATCATCGCTTTGAGAGCGTCAGCCACCTCATCAGCTACCACATGGACAATCACCTGCCCATCATCTCAGCTGGCAGTGAGatgtgcctgcagcagccagtgGAGAGGAGATTGTGA
- the SHC1 gene encoding SHC-transforming protein 1 isoform X5 — translation MEYVDMNKLSCGKKTRVEGGQLGGDEWTRHGSFVNKPTRGWLHPDDKVMGSGVSYHVRYMGCVEVLQSMRALDFNTRTQVTREAIGLVCEAVPGAKGAVRRRKPCSRSLNSILGKSNLKFAGMPITLTISTSSLNLMASDCKQIIANHHMQSISFASGGDPDTAEYVAYVAKDPVNQRACHILECPEGLAQDVISTIGQAFELRFKQYLKNPPKLVTPHDRMAGFDGSAWDEEEEEPAPDHQYYNDFPGKEPPIGGVVDMRLQDGAAQTPNHLGATLPVGQSSGGEYDAQKQHTPAQAGREKYAAPAGTPGRTDLFDDPSYVNVQNIDKTRQASAAGATANGSTQRDLFDMKPFEDALRVPPSVPVGLPPAQVVASMEEQLRREPWYHGKMNRKEAEKLLKVNGDFLVRESTTTPGQYVLTGLQGGQPKHLLLVDPEGVVRTKDHRFESVSHLISYHMDNHLPIISAGSEMCLQQPVERRL, via the exons GATATGAACAAGCTGAGCTGTGGGAAGAAGACGCGGGTGGAAGGTGGCCAGCTGGGGGGTGATGAATGGACCCGCCATGGCAGCTTTGTCAATAAGCCCACCCGTGGCTGGCTGCATCCCGATGACAAGGTCATGGGCTCCGGTGTCTCCTACCATGTCCGG TACATGGGCTGTGTGGAAGTGCTTCAGTCCATGAGGGCTCTGGATTTCAACACCAGGACACAGGTCACCAG GGAGGCCATTGGGCTGGTATGTGAGGCTGTGCCTGGTGCCAAGGGAGctgtgaggagaaggaag CCCTGCAGCCGCTCCCTGAACTCCATCCTGGGCAAGAGCAACCTGAAGTTTGCAGGCATGCCCATCACCCTGACCATCTCTACCAGCAGCCTCAACCTCATGGCTTCAGACTGCAAGCAG ATCATCGCCAACCACCACATGCAGTCTATATCCTTCGCCTCAGGGGGAGACCCG GACACAGCCGAATACGTTGCCTATGTTGCCAAAGATCCCGTCAATCAGAGAG CCTGCCATATCCTGGAGTGTCCTGAAGGCTTGGCACAGGATGTCATCAGCACCATCGGGCAGGCCTTCGAGCTGCGCTTCAAGCAGTACCTGAAGAATCCCCCAAAGCTGGTGACCCCCCACGACAG GATGGCAGGGTTTGATGGCTCTGCCTGGGACGAAGAAGAGGAGGAACCAGCCCCGGATCACCAGTACTACAATGACTTCCCTGGCAAGGAACCTCCCATTGGGGGGGTTGTGGACATGCGGCTGCAGGATGGGGCTGCTCAGACCCCAAATCACTTGGGTGCCACACTG cctgtcGGCCAGTCATCCGGTGGGGAGTATGACGCCCAGAAGCAGCATACTCCTGCCCAAG cagggagagaaaaatacgCAGCTCCAGCAGGCACACCTGGCCGCACGGACCTGTTTGATGACCCATCTTACGTCAATGTGCAGAACATAGACAAGACACGCCAAGCTTCAGCTGCCGGTGCCACAGCCAACGGCAGCACACAGAGGGACCTTTTCGACATGA agcccttcGAAGATGCCCTGCGTGTGCCCCCATCTGTGCCTGTGGGGCTGCCCCCCGCCCAGGTGGTGGCCTccatggaggagcagctgagacGGGAGCCCTGGTACCATGGGAAGATGAACCGCAAGGAGGctgagaagctgctgaaggTGAACGGAGACTTTCTGGTTCGGGAAAGCACCACCACCCCGGGCCAGTACGTGCTGACTGGCTTGCAGGGTGGGCAGCCCAAGCATTTGCTGCTCGTCGATCCTGAGGGAGTG GTGCGGACAAAAGATCATCGCTTTGAGAGCGTCAGCCACCTCATCAGCTACCACATGGACAATCACCTGCCCATCATCTCAGCTGGCAGTGAGatgtgcctgcagcagccagtgGAGAGGAGATTGTGA